From the Takifugu flavidus isolate HTHZ2018 chromosome 12, ASM371156v2, whole genome shotgun sequence genome, one window contains:
- the LOC130535469 gene encoding uncharacterized protein LOC130535469 isoform X4, translating to MCPRHRDSAHSPRKGGTQGLQNKDAICTANRNIPWSQNQQRSAHAAHPPPTRPFEHVMMDFIELHPAEGKKFCLFFVDMWSKWVEAIPTSKAARARALITEIIPRWGIPEKISSDNGTHFVNEALTQISVYLGINLKRHCAYHPQSGGAVDRENGSLKAKMAKCCEDMGLPWTEVLPLALMYMRMLKRGRANLSPFEILFAGIPNVGANAPRTMLPDTTLCENSVLTYCRNLSKSLSDIRGQVKAALPTPAEEQLHNLKSGDYVVKDFRRTRWNQKRWQGPFQILLVTQTAVKVAERVTWIHASHCKRVPEPKEPVSRE from the coding sequence ATGTGTCCAAGACACCGTGACTCTGCTCACTCACCTCGTAAAGGAGGGACACAAGGTCTCCAGAACAAAGATGCAATATGCACAGCAAATCGTAACATTCCTTGGTCACAAAATCAGCAGAGATCAGCGCACGCTGCACACCCTCCCCCAACCCGACCATTTGAGCATGTGATGATGGACTTCATAGAGTTGCACCCAGCAGAAGGTAAGaaattctgtctgttttttgtgGACATGTGGTCAAAATGGGTGGAGGCAATTCCGACATCCAAAGCAGCAAGAGCAAGAGCGCTAATAACCGAAATTATTCCCAGATGGGGAATCCCAGAAAAAATTTCAAGtgacaatggaactcattttgtaaatgaagcTTTAACACAAATCTCAGTGTACCTAGGCATAAATCTGAAAAgacactgcgcataccaccctcaaaGTGGGGGCGCAGTAGACAGAGAGAACGGATCTCTGAAagcaaaaatggcaaaatgttGTGAGGATATGGGGCTGCCATGGACTGAAGTGTTACCACTAGCATTAATGTACATGAGAATGCTCAAGCGTGGGAGAGCAAATTTAAGCCCCTTTGAAATTCTGTTTGCAGGAATTCCCAATGTAGGAGCCAATGCACCACGAACAATGCTTCCAGACACAACTCTCTGTGAAAACTCAGTATTAACCTATTGCAGGAATCTGTCTAAATCTCTTTCAGACATTCGAGGACAAGTGAAAGCTGCTCTGCCGACTCCAGCAGAAGAGCAACTCCATAACTTGAAATCAGGAGACTACGTGGTGAAGGATTTCCGCAGAACACGGTGGAACCAGAAACGGTGGCAAGGTCCCTTCCAGATCCTGCTGGTGACACAGACAGCCGTAAAAGTGGCAGAGAGAGTGACGTGGATCCATGCATCCCACTGCAAGAGAGTACCAGAGCCGAAGGAACCGGTCAGTAGGGAGTGA
- the LOC130535469 gene encoding uncharacterized protein LOC130535469 isoform X3, with protein MEISPMPSSAFQFTPTPNTGLPFSSGEGATHSLECHKATDSMCPRHRDSAHSPRKGGTQGLQNKDAICTANRNIPWSQNQQRSAHAAHPPPTRPFEHVMMDFIELHPAEGKKFCLFFVDMWSKWVEAIPTSKAARARALITEIIPRWGIPEKISSDNGTHFVNEALTQISVYLGINLKRHCAYHPQSGGAVDRENGSLKAKMAKCCEDMGLPWTEVLPLALMYMRMLKRGRANLSPFEILFAGIPNVGANAPRTMLPDTTLCENSVLTYCRNLSKSLSDIRGQVKAALPTPAEEQLHNLKSGDYVVKDFRRTRWNQKRWQGPFQILLVTQTAVKVAERVTWIHASHCKRVPEPKEPVSRE; from the exons ATGGAG ATCTCTCCAATGCCTTCTTCAGCGTTCCAGTTCACCCCGACTCCCAATACTGGTTTGCCTTTCAGTTCCGGGGAAGGGGCTACACATTCACTCGAATGCCACAAGGCTACT GACTCCATGTGTCCAAGACACCGTGACTCTGCTCACTCACCTCGTAAAGGAGGGACACAAGGTCTCCAGAACAAAGATGCAATATGCACAGCAAATCGTAACATTCCTTGGTCACAAAATCAGCAGAGATCAGCGCACGCTGCACACCCTCCCCCAACCCGACCATTTGAGCATGTGATGATGGACTTCATAGAGTTGCACCCAGCAGAAGGTAAGaaattctgtctgttttttgtgGACATGTGGTCAAAATGGGTGGAGGCAATTCCGACATCCAAAGCAGCAAGAGCAAGAGCGCTAATAACCGAAATTATTCCCAGATGGGGAATCCCAGAAAAAATTTCAAGtgacaatggaactcattttgtaaatgaagcTTTAACACAAATCTCAGTGTACCTAGGCATAAATCTGAAAAgacactgcgcataccaccctcaaaGTGGGGGCGCAGTAGACAGAGAGAACGGATCTCTGAAagcaaaaatggcaaaatgttGTGAGGATATGGGGCTGCCATGGACTGAAGTGTTACCACTAGCATTAATGTACATGAGAATGCTCAAGCGTGGGAGAGCAAATTTAAGCCCCTTTGAAATTCTGTTTGCAGGAATTCCCAATGTAGGAGCCAATGCACCACGAACAATGCTTCCAGACACAACTCTCTGTGAAAACTCAGTATTAACCTATTGCAGGAATCTGTCTAAATCTCTTTCAGACATTCGAGGACAAGTGAAAGCTGCTCTGCCGACTCCAGCAGAAGAGCAACTCCATAACTTGAAATCAGGAGACTACGTGGTGAAGGATTTCCGCAGAACACGGTGGAACCAGAAACGGTGGCAAGGTCCCTTCCAGATCCTGCTGGTGACACAGACAGCCGTAAAAGTGGCAGAGAGAGTGACGTGGATCCATGCATCCCACTGCAAGAGAGTACCAGAGCCGAAGGAACCGGTCAGTAGGGAGTGA